The Bacteroidota bacterium genome contains the following window.
CCTTCCAATTCCCTGACATCAACAAATTGTGAAAGGTTGAATTCTTTAAATGGAAGTTTTAAATACTTTGACAATTGTTTTACAGCAAAAGATTTTCCTGAACCGGGCATTCCAAAAACAGCCAGTGATAGAGGTTTCTCGCCCTTGTCATTTTCATTGTAATCATCAATCAGGTTTCTGATATTTCTTAATGATTCTATTTCCCGCCTATCATAAGTCAGTAAATCTTTGAATTTCAAAAAAGGAGTATTGGCCAATTCTTTCTCACCATTTATAGCAAATCTGAATGCAGTATCAAATAATGGCTTCAATTCTTTATTGGGAGCAGGTTTATAATCACCTTCCAATATAGTCCAGTTCATATTTTGAAAAGCGCTGGTTACACTATCCTTCTCGCAGGTGCTTCTTGGGATGTTGTTTTTAATATTCGGTTTAGGATTTTTGTTTTCAGGAATTGGAACAAAAGCAGATGAAAAAATTGATTTGGCATTAATAACTTCATTGCATATCTCTCCCATTGGAAATCCAGGAATGCTATTGTCCTTTCCATGACCTATGATTTTGTATTTCCTCTTTGCAGACAAAGCCTTAGTTATCATTGACTCAATATTAAAAACACTCTCCATAAAACCATATGCAATTGCAGCAGTAATACAAGTCATAGATCCGATTACATTACCTAAAATCTTGTGTTTTTCAGCCCACTCTCCTTCAAGAAATTCAGGATCAAATATTAAACGGCACTTCCATATTTCACGATCTTTCATTTCAAGATAAAAAACACCCTCAGATTGCAGATTTACAATTAGATGTTTGCAGTCTAATAGCATTTTTATTGATGAATTATATTTTAGCTCATAAACCAAGTCTAGTGCTGTCTGTTCCCATGAAACCCCTTTTGAAATCAATACATCTTCCTTTCGTATCTCATTGACTGAAACTATGATGGTGAGAATATCCTTAAATTCCGTTGAAAGAGTTTGAAACAATTTGCCATTACCAACAGAGTAAGCTGTTTTAAGAATGATATGATCTATTTTTTTCTTTTTTCTTTTTTGCTTATTTTCTGGATGATCATAGAGCAAGTTTTCCCAGGCCTTTTCATCATTTCTAAAATTACCTCCACCATCATCAAAAACCAAAATATTTGGAGCTATTTTCGTAGTTAATTTTTGATTACCGTAAAAATTATTAAGACACTGTTTTTTTTCAGAATTTTCTTTTGTCCCAAATCCTAAGGGTTCTGTTACTTTCCATGAACTAATATTTTCACCTATATCATTCTGAAAATTTTCCGGTACGTCATATTTTAATTTATTCCAAGTTGCATAGGTAATAAGGCATGATGGAAATTTCGAAGCATCAAATATTTCTTCTTCAAGGCCGAAAATAATGTTGCAATTTCCCCACATCAATTTCTCATCTTCCAGATTTTTTTTCCTTCCTTCTAGTTTTTTTCTTTCTTTGCTTGAACCCTTAGGTAGTTTAACTATCTCATTCTTTACTATCTCTATTACCTCACCTATTTCAGAAAATTTTTGTATTACTATGTTTTGAATAATCTTATACAAATGATATGAACCACCTTCCTTTTCAATTATCTGAGTTCCATATCCCATATCTTCAGGAGAGTTCCGTTGACCCTTATATATATTATTATCTAATGCGATATCACCAGTTACAATAATTTGTGACTTATCCATGGTTGACTCCTTGTTTTTATTAAGGTTATTCTTTTTAGATTGATAATTTCCATAAAGTTCGGAATATATTCTTTTACGGCAAAAATTCAGATTGAATTTTTTGTAGGAAATTGCTCTACAATGGAAATCTGGAATTGCTATTTTAATTTTTTTGACCTAAAGTTCAAAGCATTAACCAATTCAATATTTCCTGAAGGAAGGGTAAATCTATTATGAAAGACATACATCAAAGAAAGTGATAAATATAGGGATGCCGAATGTGGGTTGACAGAGTCACGAAAGCTTTCGGCATAAATAATACCAAACAGTAAAAATAATATCCCATAAAAACCTTACTGAACTTATACCCGAAGCGTAAATCAAATACCAACAAAAATTTCTTAATTTAGCGACAGAAATATCGGAAAAGATGGCGAGGCAAGATGAAAAATACACACGGCGGCGCCTGCGGTCGTCCTATGCTACTACCATGGTCAGCGTAACGCTGGTTTTGTTTATGATGGGTTTGTTCGGACTGGTCATCCTGCATGCCAGGAAATTGTCGGATTATGTTAAGGAGAACATCAGCGTTGCCATTATTATGAAGGAAGACGTGAAGGAAGCCGGGATCATACAGCTTCAGAAGATCCTGGATGCTTCTGAATTTACAAAATCAACGGAATATATTACCAAGGAGGAAGCGGCCGAACAAATGACGAAAGAGCTGGGGGAGGATTTTGTCGGTTTCCTGGGTTATAATCCCCTGCTTGCTTCCATCGATTTGCGCTTAAAGGCCGATTATGCCAACGAAGACAGCATTGCTGTCATTGAAAATTTCATCCTGCAGGATAAGAACGTAAAAGAAGTGTTTTACCAGAAGTCGCTGGTACACCTTATTAACAGAAACATACAGAGAATAGGGGTGATCCTTCTGGGTTTCAGTGCATTATTATTGATCATATCCATCGCCCTGATTAATAATACCATCCGCCTTTCCGTTTATTCGAAACGTTTCCTGATAAAAAGCATGCAACTGGTTGGAGCTACCAGGGGTTTCATCAGCCGGCCTTTCATCATGAAAGGAATCATGCAGGGAATATACAGCGCTTTCCTGGCGATAATCCTGCTTGCCGGTATTGTTTACGGTGCCCGCCAGGAGTTTCCCGAACTGGTAGATTTTCGGGATATTGACCTGTTTGCCATACTTTTCGGTTCCGTGATACTTCTGGCGGTATTTATGACCTGGATATCCACATTCACGGCTGTCAGGCGCTATCTGCGGATGAAAGCGGATTCGTTGTATTATTATTAAGAATAAAGCAAAAACAAGCTAATCTTTGATCCTCTTTGCACCGGATGGGAAAAAATAAATATCTTTGACCTCAAATCGAGCAATCATGGTAAGGAAAAAAAATACTCCCGTGAAGAAACATACGGACACCGTTCAACCACAGGAAAAACAAAAACAATCCGAGCCGGCATCCGTCACTTTTGCTTTTGGTAAGGCAAATTACCGGCTTC
Protein-coding sequences here:
- a CDS encoding AAA family ATPase, coding for MDKSQIIVTGDIALDNNIYKGQRNSPEDMGYGTQIIEKEGGSYHLYKIIQNIVIQKFSEIGEVIEIVKNEIVKLPKGSSKERKKLEGRKKNLEDEKLMWGNCNIIFGLEEEIFDASKFPSCLITYATWNKLKYDVPENFQNDIGENISSWKVTEPLGFGTKENSEKKQCLNNFYGNQKLTTKIAPNILVFDDGGGNFRNDEKAWENLLYDHPENKQKRKKKKIDHIILKTAYSVGNGKLFQTLSTEFKDILTIIVSVNEIRKEDVLISKGVSWEQTALDLVYELKYNSSIKMLLDCKHLIVNLQSEGVFYLEMKDREIWKCRLIFDPEFLEGEWAEKHKILGNVIGSMTCITAAIAYGFMESVFNIESMITKALSAKRKYKIIGHGKDNSIPGFPMGEICNEVINAKSIFSSAFVPIPENKNPKPNIKNNIPRSTCEKDSVTSAFQNMNWTILEGDYKPAPNKELKPLFDTAFRFAINGEKELANTPFLKFKDLLTYDRREIESLRNIRNLIDDYNENDKGEKPLSLAVFGMPGSGKSFAVKQLSKYLKLPFKEFNLSQFVDVRELEGAFHQVRDLVLGEKDVPIIFWDEFDSQAYRWLQYLLAPMQDGKFQEGQITHPIGKCIFIFAGATSYTFETFGVNHYDEPGNKTSPVELKKYEANLAKDRDLILKKVPDFKSRLSGYLNIQGPNQLECLDKNGEIEKHKDGTVKLNLEDIFYPIRRALFIRGLAGKKGNEELIIDKGLLNALIKTTKFTHGSRSLEKIILHLKSKNDKQLQRSNLPSASVLSMVVNYSEFTQLLNEDKDLDFMAYKIAPEIHNNWIKLGDDQDWKLEYHKEYNYLPTHLKEENIAAAKRIPGILEFENLKIVSKEEKGFYNEIDFSKIQKSDTKLEQLAIEEHKGWVETKTKAGWRFNEERNDDRKQHNCIIGWNEKIIGIKKGENEITLSEKDKNKDKDAIINYPDVLSAAGFMIVEKK
- a CDS encoding permease-like cell division protein FtsX, whose translation is MARQDEKYTRRRLRSSYATTMVSVTLVLFMMGLFGLVILHARKLSDYVKENISVAIIMKEDVKEAGIIQLQKILDASEFTKSTEYITKEEAAEQMTKELGEDFVGFLGYNPLLASIDLRLKADYANEDSIAVIENFILQDKNVKEVFYQKSLVHLINRNIQRIGVILLGFSALLLIISIALINNTIRLSVYSKRFLIKSMQLVGATRGFISRPFIMKGIMQGIYSAFLAIILLAGIVYGARQEFPELVDFRDIDLFAILFGSVILLAVFMTWISTFTAVRRYLRMKADSLYYY